The Streptomyces achromogenes DNA segment CTGGATGATCGGGTCGTACGGGAACAGCGGGTCGCTCGGGAAGTACATCTGGGTCACGAGCCGCTGGGTGAACGCCGTGCCGAACAGCGAGAAGTGGATGTGGGCCGGCCGCCACGCGTTGAGGTGCTGACGCCACGGGTAGGGGCCGGGCTGGATCGTGGTGAAGCGGTAGAAACCCGTGTCGTCGGTCAGGGTGCGGCCGACGCCCGTGAAGTTCGGGTCCAGCGGCGCGTCGTGCTGCTCACGCTGATGGGCGTACCGTCCCGCCGAGTTGGCCTGCCAGATCTCCACCAGCTGACCGCGGACCGGATGTCCGTCGCGGTCCAGCAACCGGCCGGAGACCGTGATCCGTTCGCCGACCGGCTCGCCGGTGTGCTGGCGGGTGAGGTCGTTGTCGATCTCCGTGATGTCCCGCTCGCCGAAGGCGGGGGAGGACAGCTCCACCAGCTCCGGGTCCTGCGTCACGTCGATGGTGACCGGCGGCTGCCGCGGATGGCGCAGGACGGACGAGCGGTACGGTGCGTAGTCGCGCCGCGGCTGGTGCTCCACGGGCGCGCCGCCGGCCAGCCGCTTCTCGTAGGCGGCGTGCTCGGCCGCGATCTCCAGGTCGATGTCGGCTTGCGTGAGAGTCATGACGTTTCCCGTGATTCCTGACGTTCGGCGACGGGGGCGGGGTCGGGGGGCGGGGCCCAGGCCCACTGCCGAGGCGGAGAGCGGCGGCCGCCACGCCGCCGCCCGGTGGGCGATCCGGTCAACTGATCGGGGCAATTAATCAGGGCACTGATTATTCTTCGGAGGATTTCCCACGCTGTCATCGGGGGCGCGCCTCGTCAAGACCCCAGGCCGGGAGATGGGTGATGTCGGCGTCACGCGAGATCTGGCCGAGTGAAGGCGAGTATCGTTCAGTGCACCGATGAAATCTCGGTACCAGGGCAGACGTCGACTCCATGCAGAGGAGCGCACATGGCAGCGGTGGACCTCACCAGCCACCCCGGGCATCTTGCCCGACGGCTGCAACAGGCGCACTACCTGTTGTGGAACACGATGGTCTCCGAGGAGATCACCTCCCCGCAGTTCGCGGTGCTGAACGCGCTGGTCGCCGAGCCCGGCCTCGACCAGCGCACGGTGGGGGAGCGGGTGGGCCTCGACCGCTCCACGGTCGCCGAGGTCATCAGCCGGCTCATCCGCCGGGGACTCCTCGACAAGGTCCGCGACCCGCGGGACGGCCGCCGCTTCCTGCTCGGGCTCACCGAGGAAGGGCTGCGCGCCCACCGCAAGCTCACCGTGCGCACGGCCCGGATGAACCAGGTCTTCCTCTCGCCGCTCTCGGCCGCGGAACAGACGGCGTTCCTCGAACTCATCCAGCGTGTGTCGGACGCGGCCGAGGGGCTGCGCAACCCGGGAGAGCCGCTGACCGCCCCGTCCTGACCGGCCGGCTCTGGCGTCCCGGTCACGGCGCGTGCGACGCGGGCGCTCGCGCCGGTGCCGCGTTCGAGGCCGGGGACGCGGAGGAGACCGAGGACGGGGAGGCGGCCGGGGACGCGGCCGCGGCCGGGGAGGCGGAGGTGGGCGCGGCCGAGGACGCGTTCGCGAAGACCACCCACACCTGGCCCCGGGCGAAGCCGACCGGAGCGCCGTCGGCGGTGGTGAAGTCGGTGCCCTCGGTCGCCGTGCCGCGCTTCCAGTTCACGTCGTAGGCCCGTCCGTCCCGCAGCACCTGCGCCTTTCCCGAACCCACCGTCTCGGTGTACGGCGTGTTGTTGCCCAGGAAGTCGTGGAAGCGCGACGCGCGCACCTTCACGTACTGCACGACCACCGTGGCCGGCGCCAGGGGCACCCCGTCGCTCGTCCCGGCCGCCGCGCCGTCCGTCGAGACCAGCCAGCCCGCCCTGCTCGCGGACCAGGTGAAGGTGAAGCGGGCCGCCGGGTAGCGCACCGTGCGCGAGACCGTCACCGTGCCGCCCGAGGGCCCGGGCCCGTACCGGAACCCCGTGGTCAGCGCGGCGGCGCCCGGCGCGGAGGGCAGCAGACCGCTCGGGCGCACGAACAGGTTGTGCGGCGCCGCCCGGTCCGCGCCGCGGAAGTACGCGCCGGACGCGTCGGAGGGCGTGACGGCGTCCAGCGGCGCTCTGTCGATCAGCGGCAGCAGCCTGCCCTGCGCGCCGGAGAACGCCAGCACCGGCTGGTGGAACTGGCGCAGCAACTCCAGATCGGACTCGCGGGCGCTGCGCACCGGACCGACCGCCTTCGGCAGACGTGTCGCATACACGGCCATCAACCGGCTCAGCCCGCCCTCGACCTGCTCCGCGTACACGACGTCCGCCGCGCCGAGACCGGTTTGCGGTCGTGCGGCCGGCGCGTTGTCGATCTTCACGGCGAGCACCGGGGCGGCGACCGCGCTCGGACGGTCCCCGCCGGGGCTTCGTTTCTGCGACGCGCTGCGGCCGTCGTCCCCCGAAGGTTCCCGGGACGTCGTGCAGCCCGCCGTGAGCGAGACCGCCAGCGCGGCGGCCAGCGCCGAGGCCAGCAACGCCGCCGCGGCGGCCGGGGAGCGTCCGGCGCGCACCGCGCGCGCCGGACGTCTGGAGCGTTTCGGACGACTCGGATCTCTCGCGCTCATCGTGTCCACCCCGTTCGGTGTCTCGATTGTGCGCTCGCCGGGCGACGGCGGCCATCCGTGACCGCGAACGGCCGCCGCGGTTCGGGGACCGCGGCACGGGTACCCGGGCGGCAGCCAGGACCCGGGACACCCGGACCCGCCGGGACGGACCGGCCGGCGGAGGGAGTGCGGCACGATGAAGGCTGTGACCTGGCAGGGCAAGCGGGACGTGCGGGTGGACACCGTGCCCGACCCCACCGTCCAGGAACCGACGGACGCCGTCATCCGCATCACGTCCACCGGACTGTGCGGCTCCGACCTGCACCTGTACGAGGTGCTCACCCCGTTCATGACCCCGGGCGACATCCTGGGACACGAGCCCATGGGCATCGTCGAGGAGGTCGGCGCGGCCGTGCCCGACCTGAAGGCCGGCGACCGGGTCGTGGTGCCCTTCCAGATCGCCTGCGGCAACTGCTGGATGTGCCTGAACTCCCTGCCCACCCAGTGCGAGACCACCCAGGTCACCGGTGAGGGCATGGGCGCCGCCCTGTTCGGCTACACCCGGCTGTACGGCGCGGTGCCGGGCGCCCAGGCCGAGTACCTGCGCGTGCCCCAGGCCCAGTTCGGCCCCATCAAGGTGCCCGAGGGCCCGCCCGACGACCGCTTCGTCTACCTCTCCGACGTCCTGCCCACCGCCTGGCAGGCGGTCGAGTACGCGGACGTGCCCGAGGGCGGCAGCGTCGCCGTGCTGGGCCTCGGCCCCATCGGCGACATGGCCTGCCGGGTGGCCCAGGTGCGCGGAGCGGGCCGGGTCTTCGGCGTGGACCTGGTCGGCGACCGGCTGCGCCGGGCCCGCGCACGGGGCGTGGAGACGTTCGACCTGCGCAGCTTCGACAGCGAGAAGGAACTCGTCGCCGCCATCCGCGACGAGACCGACGGCCGAGGCCCGGACGCCGTGATCGACGCCGTCGGCACCGAGGCGCACGGCAGTGCGGCCGCCCGGATGGTCCAGAACGCCTCCGCCCTGCTGCCCCGGAAACTCAGCGGCCCGCTCGCGGAACGCTTCAGCGTCGACCGGCTCGCCGCCCTGCACACCGCCATCGAGCTGGTGCGCCGCGGCGGCACGCTCTCCCTGGTCGGCGTCTACGGCGGGATGGCCGACCCGCTGCCCATGCTCACCATGTTCGACAAGCAGCTCCAGATCCGCATGGGCCAGGCGAACGTACGCCGCTGGACCGACCGGATCCTGCCCTACCTCACCGACGACGACCCACTCGGCGTCGACGACTTCGCCACCCACCGGGTGCCGCTGGCGGAGGCCCCGCACGCGTACGACATGTTCCAGCACAAACAGGACGGCGCGGTGAAGGTCCTGATGACGCCGTAGGGCGCAGGCCCGGCCGCGGGCCGGGCGCCGTCTCCGGCGCGGGTGGACGGTCAGGTGCGCGGCGGCGGTCAGGTGCGCGGCGGCGCCCCGAGGATCTCCGCCAGGTCGTAGCGCACCGGTTCCTCCAGTTGCGTGTACGTGCAGCTCTCCGGGGTGCGGTCCGGGCGCCAGCGGCGGAACCGTGCCGTGTGCCGGAACCGCGCCCCGTTCTCCATGTGGTCGTATGCCACCTCGACCACCCGTTCGGGCCGCAGCGGCACCCAGGACAGGTCCTTCTTGCCCGACCAGCGGCTCGGCGCCCCGGGCAGCCGGGCGCTCTCGTGCGCCGCCTCGTCCGACCAGGCCGCCCAGGGATGCCCGGCCGCCTCCGCCATCCGCAGCGGCTCCAGCTCCCCGACCAGCTCCGCCCGGCGCTTCATGGTGAAGGCCGCGCAGACGCCCACGTGCTGGAGGACGCCCGCGTCGTCGTGCAGGCCCAGCAGCAGCGAGCCCACCACGGGCCCGCTCTTGTGGAAGCGGTATCCGGCGACCACCACGTCCGCCGTGCGCTCGTGCTTGACCTTGAACATCGCGCGCTCGTTCTGCAGATACCGCAGGTTCGGCGGCTTGGCGATCACCCCGTCGAGGCCCGCGCCCTCGTACTCCTCGAACCACTGCCGGGCCACCTCGACGTCGGTCGTCGCCGGCGCCACGTGCACCGGCCGCCGTCACTCCGGCCAGCGCCGCGGTCAGCAGCTCACGCCGGTCGCTCTGCGGCACGTCGAGGACGGCGTCGTCGGCCAGCGCCAGCAGGTCGAAGGCGACGAAGGACGCCGGCGTCCGCTCGGCGAGCGTGCGCACCCGGGAGTCCGCCGGGTGGATGCGCTCCGTCAGCGCGTCGAAGTCGAGGTGCCCCTCCCGGGCGATCACGATCTCGCCGTCCAGCACGCACCGCTGCGGCACCCGCTCCCGCAACGCCTCCACCACCTCGGGGAAGTATCTGGTCAGGGGCTTTCCGGTGCGGCTGCCCAGTTCGATCTCGTCCCCGTCCCGGAAGACGATCGCGCGGAAGCCGTCCCACTTCGCCTCGTACTGCATGCCCGGCGGGATCGCCGCCACCGACTTGGCGAGCATCGGCTTCACGGGCGGCATCACGGGCAGATCCATGGTGCGATTCTGCGCGCCGATCGTCCGCGCCGCCCGGCGGGCGAGGCCGCCGGGCGCGTGCGCGTCGCCGGGATGCGCGCGCATGCGAGTCGCCGGGGGTGTGTCTACCGTGGCTCGCATGGGCGATGCGGTGGAACTGGAAGCAGCCGGCCGGACGGTGCGCCTGTCCAGCCCGGACAAGGTGTTCTTCCCGGAGCGCGGCTTCACCAAGCTGGACCTCGCCCGCTACTACCAGACGGTCGCCCCGGGCATCCTGCGCGCCCTGCGCAACCGCCCCACCACCCTGGAGCGCTACCCAGACGGAGTGACCGGGGAGTCCTTCTTCCAGAAGCGGGCGCCCAAGAACATGCCCGACTGGATCCCGACCGCGCACATCACCTTTCCCAGCGGACGCAGCGCCGACGAGATGTGCCCGACGGAGGAGGCGGCCGTCCTGTGGGCCGCCCAGTACGGCACCCTCACCTTCCACCCGTGGCCGGTGCGCCGCACCGACGTGGACCGTCCCGACGAACTGCGCATCGACCTCGACCCGCAGCCCGGCACCGACTACGACGACGCCGTCCGCGCCGCCCACGAACTGCGGTCCGTGCTGGACGAGTTCGGCGGTCTGCGCGGCTGGCCCAAGACCTCCGGCGGGCGCGGCCTGCATGTCTTCGTGCCGATCGAGCCACGCTGGACCTTCACCCAGGTCCGGCGCGCCGCCATCGCCGTGGGCCGGGAGATGGAGCGGCGGATGCCGGACCAGGTGACCATCCGCTGGTGGAAGGAGGAACGCGGCGAGCGCATCTTCGTCGACTACAACCAGACCGCCCGCGACCGCACCATCGCCTCCGCCTACTCCGTACGTCCGCGCCCGCACGCTCCCGTCTCGGCGCCGCTGCGCTGGGAGGAGGTGGGCGAGGCCCACCCCCGCGACTTCGACATCGCGAGCATGCCCGCCCGTTACGCCGAACTCGGCGACGTCCACGCCGACATGGACGACCACGCCTTCTCCCTCGACGCCCTCCTCGACCTGGCCCGGCGCGACGAGCACGACCACGGCCTCGGCGACCTGCCGTATCCGCCGGAGTACCCGAAGATGCCGGGTGAGCCGAAGCGGGTGCAGCCCAGCAGGGCGAAGAAGGGGGCGTCCGACGCGGAAGAGCCCCCGGCGGGCGCCACGACCCCCTGATCCGGACGGCCGGGCTCCGCTCAGAGGCCACATCCGCCGCGGTGCGGCACCGCCGGTGCGCTACCCGCGGTGCGGCGGTACGGGGGTGCTGTAGGGACGGGGTGCGGTACCCGCCGGTGCGGCGAGAGCGCTCTCATCGGGCTCCCGTCCGGCTCGTGGTCCGGGGCTATCCTGATCCGCAGCCGGCCAGGAGGAGCCCCGAAGTGACCGAGACAGCGTCGCGTCCCACGCTGGAGGCCGTGGCCGAGCGGGCCGGGGTCTCCCGGGCGACCGTGTCGCGAGTCGTCAACGGCGGCGACGGCGTCCGGGAACCGCTCGTCGAACGGGTGCGGCAGGCCGTGGAGGAACTCGGCTACGTGCCCAACCAGGCCGCGCGCAGCCTCGTGACGAAGCGACACGACGCCGTGGCCGTCGTCATCGCCGAGCCGGAGACCAGGGTCTTCGCCGACCCCTTCTTCGCGCTCCAGCTCCGTGGCATCAGCAAGGAGCTGACCGCCCACGACAACCAGCTCGTGCTGCTGCTCACCGAGGGCCGGGACGACCACGCTCGCGTCGCCCGCTACCTCGCCGGCGGCCATGTCGACGGGGCTCTGGTCTTCTCCCTGCACCTCGACGACCCGCTGCCGGGCCTGATCCAGGGCGCGGGGGTCCCGACCGTGTTCGGCGGGCGGCCCGGCTGGAGCGACGGCACGCGCGACGTGGTCTACGTGGACAGCGACAACCGCGGCGGCGCCCGTGACGCCGTACGCCTGCTGGCCGGTCTCGGCCGCACCCGCATCGCGCACATCACCGGCCCGCTCGACCAGACCTCCGCGGCGGACCGGCTCGACGGGTACCGGGAGGTCATGGGCGACGCCGATCCGGGTCTGGTAGTCGAGAGCGACTTCACCCCCGGCGGCGGCGAACGCGCCATGCGCGCACTCCTCGAGCGGTGCCCCGACGTCGACGCCGTGTTCGCCGCCAACGACCTCACCGCCGCGGGCGCCGTGCGTGTGCTGCGGGAACGGGGCAGGCGCGTGCCCGAGGACGTGGCCGTGGTCGGCTTCGACGACATGATGCCCGTCGCCGAGCAGACCGACCCGCCGCTGACGACGGTCCGCCAGGACATCGAGGAGATGGGCCGGATCATGGCCCGCCTCCTGCTGCGCCGCCTGGAGAGGCGCACCGCCGACGGGGCTGCGGGCGGCGCGGACGGCAGCGATGCCCCGGTGGTGCTGCCGACCACGCTGGTGCGCCGCGCCTCCGCCTAGCCGGGGCGCCGCGCACCGGGCAGGGGAGGGCGCCGGGGCTGCGGGCCGCGCGCCCGCCTTGGCGGCGCGCT contains these protein-coding regions:
- a CDS encoding LacI family DNA-binding transcriptional regulator encodes the protein MTETASRPTLEAVAERAGVSRATVSRVVNGGDGVREPLVERVRQAVEELGYVPNQAARSLVTKRHDAVAVVIAEPETRVFADPFFALQLRGISKELTAHDNQLVLLLTEGRDDHARVARYLAGGHVDGALVFSLHLDDPLPGLIQGAGVPTVFGGRPGWSDGTRDVVYVDSDNRGGARDAVRLLAGLGRTRIAHITGPLDQTSAADRLDGYREVMGDADPGLVVESDFTPGGGERAMRALLERCPDVDAVFAANDLTAAGAVRVLRERGRRVPEDVAVVGFDDMMPVAEQTDPPLTTVRQDIEEMGRIMARLLLRRLERRTADGAAGGADGSDAPVVLPTTLVRRASA
- the ligD gene encoding non-homologous end-joining DNA ligase, translating into MGDAVELEAAGRTVRLSSPDKVFFPERGFTKLDLARYYQTVAPGILRALRNRPTTLERYPDGVTGESFFQKRAPKNMPDWIPTAHITFPSGRSADEMCPTEEAAVLWAAQYGTLTFHPWPVRRTDVDRPDELRIDLDPQPGTDYDDAVRAAHELRSVLDEFGGLRGWPKTSGGRGLHVFVPIEPRWTFTQVRRAAIAVGREMERRMPDQVTIRWWKEERGERIFVDYNQTARDRTIASAYSVRPRPHAPVSAPLRWEEVGEAHPRDFDIASMPARYAELGDVHADMDDHAFSLDALLDLARRDEHDHGLGDLPYPPEYPKMPGEPKRVQPSRAKKGASDAEEPPAGATTP
- a CDS encoding DUF3048 domain-containing protein gives rise to the protein MSARDPSRPKRSRRPARAVRAGRSPAAAAALLASALAAALAVSLTAGCTTSREPSGDDGRSASQKRSPGGDRPSAVAAPVLAVKIDNAPAARPQTGLGAADVVYAEQVEGGLSRLMAVYATRLPKAVGPVRSARESDLELLRQFHQPVLAFSGAQGRLLPLIDRAPLDAVTPSDASGAYFRGADRAAPHNLFVRPSGLLPSAPGAAALTTGFRYGPGPSGGTVTVSRTVRYPAARFTFTWSASRAGWLVSTDGAAAGTSDGVPLAPATVVVQYVKVRASRFHDFLGNNTPYTETVGSGKAQVLRDGRAYDVNWKRGTATEGTDFTTADGAPVGFARGQVWVVFANASSAAPTSASPAAAASPAASPSSVSSASPASNAAPARAPASHAP
- a CDS encoding zinc-dependent alcohol dehydrogenase; translation: MKAVTWQGKRDVRVDTVPDPTVQEPTDAVIRITSTGLCGSDLHLYEVLTPFMTPGDILGHEPMGIVEEVGAAVPDLKAGDRVVVPFQIACGNCWMCLNSLPTQCETTQVTGEGMGAALFGYTRLYGAVPGAQAEYLRVPQAQFGPIKVPEGPPDDRFVYLSDVLPTAWQAVEYADVPEGGSVAVLGLGPIGDMACRVAQVRGAGRVFGVDLVGDRLRRARARGVETFDLRSFDSEKELVAAIRDETDGRGPDAVIDAVGTEAHGSAAARMVQNASALLPRKLSGPLAERFSVDRLAALHTAIELVRRGGTLSLVGVYGGMADPLPMLTMFDKQLQIRMGQANVRRWTDRILPYLTDDDPLGVDDFATHRVPLAEAPHAYDMFQHKQDGAVKVLMTP
- the pcaH gene encoding protocatechuate 3,4-dioxygenase subunit beta encodes the protein MTLTQADIDLEIAAEHAAYEKRLAGGAPVEHQPRRDYAPYRSSVLRHPRQPPVTIDVTQDPELVELSSPAFGERDITEIDNDLTRQHTGEPVGERITVSGRLLDRDGHPVRGQLVEIWQANSAGRYAHQREQHDAPLDPNFTGVGRTLTDDTGFYRFTTIQPGPYPWRQHLNAWRPAHIHFSLFGTAFTQRLVTQMYFPSDPLFPYDPIIQSVTDDAARQRLVATYDHSLSVPEFSMGYHWDIVLDGPHATWIEEGR
- a CDS encoding MarR family winged helix-turn-helix transcriptional regulator — its product is MAAVDLTSHPGHLARRLQQAHYLLWNTMVSEEITSPQFAVLNALVAEPGLDQRTVGERVGLDRSTVAEVISRLIRRGLLDKVRDPRDGRRFLLGLTEEGLRAHRKLTVRTARMNQVFLSPLSAAEQTAFLELIQRVSDAAEGLRNPGEPLTAPS